The Cryptococcus neoformans var. neoformans B-3501A chromosome 7, whole genome shotgun sequence genome window below encodes:
- a CDS encoding hypothetical protein (HMMPfam hit to IBN_N, Importin-beta N-terminal domain, score: 69.6, E(): 8.1e-18) yields MEAILDFSNDLDVGPRLIDQVVQAFYTGSGETQQTAQRVLTQFQENPDSWQRVPAILETSQNLNTKYIALQVLEKLVQVRWKALPADQQTGIRNFIVQATVEISSDESRMRREKGYLNKLNLVLVQILKQAWPKDWPQFIPEICESSRTNLSLCENNMIILRLLSEEVFDFSAEQMTQAKTKALKQTMCAEFGEIFNLCNEVLEKANKPSLIRATLETLLRFLNWIPLGYIFETQIIDILVSRFLEVPDFRNVTLKCLSEIGALNVGPEYNSKFVTLFQVVMTSINRMVPPHTDMAGAYASSDDEDQQLIKNLALFLTNFLHPHLRLIETPENTELLINAHLYLVKISTVDDREVFKICLEYWLKLVTELYEEIQSLPLNDINPLMNLNLGGIGGGLNGAQGMGLNGMPLRKNVYSDILSNLRLVMIEKMVKPEEVLIVENEEGEIVREFMKESDTIVLYKSMREVLVYLTHLDVVDTETIMTDKLAKQIDGSEWSWNNLNTLCWAIGSISGAMNEETEKRFLVTVIKDLLGLTEMKRGKDNKAVCASDIMYIVGQYPRFLKAHWKFLKTVVNKLFEFMHETHEGVQDMACDTFIKIAQKCRRHFVMQQAGEQEPFIDEILRTLHRITVDLSPQQVHTFYEAVGYMIASQPNKPTQERLIEKLMELPNNAWDNLMQQAASSVDVLGNPENVKILANILKTNVSACSSIGPFFLPQLGRIWLDMLGLYRTVSGIISDDIAAMGEVATKTPKVRALRTIKKEILKLVETYVKKAEDIEGVYNNLIPGLFDAILGDYNRNVPAARDAEVLNVTATIVSKLGPILTPQIAPILDAVFEPTLGMINQDFAEYPEHRVGFFKLLRAINLTCFQALLEIPPGQFKLIVDSIVWAFKHTMRDIADTGLNIAYEIVNNFAASTPEIANQFYQQYLLSLVGDVFFVLTDADHKSGLKMQGMLLAQLIALVETGAVQAPLFDPAQVTDPGMNNVIFLKGYISDLLSNAFGHVQPAQIASFVNLMFETAADHNKFKLTIRDFLISLKEFSGDNAELYIDEREAEAERREREEREAASRVPGMLKPAQIEDDTEL; encoded by the exons ATGGAG GCAATCCTCGACTTCTCAAACGACCTCGACGTCGG TCCCAGACTCATCGACCAGGTAGTACAGGCGTTCTACACCGGGTCAGGCGAAACA CAACAAACAGCACAGCGGGTCCTCACCCAGTTCCAGGAGAATCCAGATTCATGGCAGCGTGTCCCGGCCATCTTGGAAACTTCTCAAAATCTTAACACAAAG TATATCGCTCTTCAGGTCTTGGAGAAGCTTGTCCAGGTACGATGGAAAGCCTTGCCCGCGGACCAACAGACGG GTATCCGAAACTTCATTGTCCAGGCGACGGTCGAGATATCGTCAGATGAAAGTAGGATGAGGCGAGAAAAGGGGTATCTGAACAAGTTGaatcttgtccttgtccaG ATTCTTAAACAAGCATGGCCCAAGGACTGGCCTCAGTTTATTCCCGAAATCTGCGAATCATCCCGCACTAATCTCTCTCTCTGCGAAAACAACATGATCATTCTTCGTCTCTTGTCTGAAGAAGTGTTTGACTTTTCTGCCGAGCAAATGACGCAAGCAAAGACAAAGGCCTTGAAGCAGACTATGTGCGCGGAATTCGGAGAGATTTTCAACTTGTGTAATGAGGttttggagaaggccaaTAAGCCGAGCTTGATCAGGGCGACCTTGGAGACATTGTTGAGGTTCTTGAACTGGATTCCTCTAGGTTATATTTTTGAGACCCAAATTATTGATATTCTTGTCTCCAGA TTCCTCGAGGTTCCCGATTTCAGAAATGTTACCCTCAAATGTCTTTCCGAGATTGGTGCGCTCAACGTTGGTCCCGAGTACAACAGCAAATTTGTCACTCTTTTCCAAGTCGTCATGACCAGCATCAACCGAATGGTTCCTCCCCACACCG ACATGGCCGGCGCCTATGCCTCATCCGATGACGAGGACCAGCAGCTCATTAAGAACCTCGCTCTTTTCCTCACCAacttcctccacccccaTCTTCGTCTCATTGAAACACCAGAAAACACCGAACTCCTCATCAACGCCCACCTCTATCTCGTTAAAATCTCAACCGTTGACGACCGCGAAGTCTTCAAGATCTGTTTAGAATACTGGCTCAAACTCGTCACCGAACTTTACGAGGAGATTCAGTCATTACCGCTCAACGACATCAACCCTCTCATGAACCTTAACCTCGGCGGTATCGGTGGTGGATTGAATGGCGCTCAGGGAATGGGTCTTAACGGCATGCCTCTCCGGAAGAACGTATACAGTGACATTCTTTCTAATTTGCGTCTTGTCATgatcgagaagatggtCAAGCCTGAGGAAGTGCTGATCGtcgagaatgaagaaggagaaatcGTGCGAGAGTTTATGAAGGAGAGCGACACAATTGTGTTGTATAAGAGTATGAGGGAAGTGTTGGTCTACCTGACACATCTGGATGTGGTGGATACCGAGACTATCATGACAGACAAGTTGGCCAAGCAG ATTGACGGTTCCGAATGGTCATGGAATAACCTGAACACTCTTTGTTGGGCTATCGGTTCCATCTCTGGTGCTATGA ACGAGGAGACCGAAAAGCGCTTCCTTGTGACTGTCATCAAGGATCTTCTTGGTCTTACTGAGATGAAGCGAGGCAAGGACAACAAGGCCGTCTGTGCTTCCGACATTATGTACATTGTCGGTCAGTATCCCCGATTCCTCAAAGCCCATTGGAAATTCTTGAAGACTGTCGTCAACAAGTTGTTCGAGTTCATGCACGAGACTCACGAAG GTGTGCAAGACATGGCGTGTGATACCTTCATCAAGATCGCCCAAAAGTGTCGACGTCATTTTGTGATGCAGCAAGCCGGCGAGCAAGAACCCTTCATTGACGAAATCCTCCGTACCCTCCACCGAATCACCGTCGACCTTTCACCTCAGCAGGTTCACACGTTCTACGAGGCTGTAGGTTACATGATTGCCTCTCAACCGAACAAGCCTACCCAGGAGAGGTTAATTGAAAAGCTCATGGAGTTGCCCAACAATGCT TGGGACAACCTTATGCAGCAGGCCGCCTCTAGCGTCGACGTGCTTGGTAACCCCGAAAACGTCAAGATTCTCGCCAACATTCTCAAGACCAATGTTTCAGCTTGTTCCTCCATTggtcccttcttccttcctcaacttGGTAGGATCTGGCTTGACATGCTCGGGTTGTACAGGACTGTCAGCGGGATCATCAGCGACGACATTGCGGCGATGGGCGAGGTTGCTACCAAGACCCCCAAGGTCCGTGCCCTCCGAAcgatcaagaaggagattcTCAAGCTTGTTGAGACCTATGTAAAGAAGGCTGAGGATATTGAGGGTGTCTACAACAACCTTATCCCTGGATTGTTCGATGCTATTTTGGGTGACTATAACAGGAACGTGCCCGCGGCAAGGGACGCTGAAGTATTGAACGTCACTGCTACCATTGTCTCCAAACTTGGC CCTATCCTCACCCCTCAGATTGCCCCTATCCTTGACGCTGTGTTCGAACCCACTCTTGGCATGATCAACCAGGACTTTGCCGAGTACCCTGAGCACCGAGTTGGTTTCTTCAAGCTTTTGAGGGCGATCAACTTGACTTGTTTCCAAG CTCTTTTGGAGATTCCTCCTGGACAGTTCAAGTTGATCGTCGACTCTATCGTCTGGGCTTTCAAGCACACCATGAGGGATATTGCCGACACTGGTTTGAACA TCGCCTATGAGATCGTCAACAACTTTGCCGCTTCCACCCCCGAAATCGCCAACCAATTCTATCAGCAATacctcctttccctcgTTGGTGATGTCTTCTTTGTCCTCACTGACGCCGACCACAAATCCGGTCTCAAGATGCAAGGTATGCTTCTTGCCCAGCTCATCGCTCTCGTGGAGACCGGAGCTGTCCAGGCTCCCTTGTTCGATCCCGCCCAGGTTACCGACCCTGGCATGAACAatgtcatcttcttgaagGGATACATCTCCGACTTGTTGTCCAATGCCTTTGGCCACGTCCAACCCGCTCAAATTGCCTCGTTCGTCAACCTGATGTTCGAGACTGCGGCCGACCACAACAAATTCAAGCTCACCATCCGAGacttcctcatctctctcaagGAATTCTCTGGCGATAACGCCGAGCTTTACATTGATGAACGTGAGGCCGAGGccgagaggagagagagggaggagagggaagcaGCCAGCCGAGTGCCGGGTATGTTGAAGCCTGCTCAGATCGAAGACGATACCGAGTTAtag